A region of bacterium DNA encodes the following proteins:
- a CDS encoding sigma-70 family RNA polymerase sigma factor has protein sequence MLNEYLRELHQVELLRPAEERRLWQAYKQRGNRRSRARLIEAYQPLVFKVAMALRLHEAVLMDMIQEGTVGLIQAVERFDPDRGVRFSTFATYRIRGRILNALRRERGRGADVEDAAEALAKVPDAAAADALASVEDAVLVRQIVAAIDGLPARERRILVGAFLAAEEPGRIADELKISLSHFYRLQQQVLRKLREMFAPALRPRPAVE, from the coding sequence GTGCTGAACGAGTACCTGCGCGAACTGCACCAGGTCGAGCTTCTGCGCCCGGCCGAGGAGCGGCGTCTCTGGCAGGCCTACAAGCAGCGCGGGAACCGCCGGAGCCGCGCGCGCCTGATCGAGGCCTATCAGCCGCTGGTGTTCAAAGTGGCGATGGCGCTGCGGCTCCACGAGGCCGTCTTGATGGACATGATCCAGGAAGGCACCGTCGGGTTGATCCAGGCCGTCGAGCGATTCGATCCGGATCGCGGCGTGCGGTTCAGTACGTTTGCGACCTACCGCATTCGCGGCCGCATCCTCAACGCGCTGCGGCGGGAGCGGGGGCGGGGAGCGGACGTCGAGGACGCCGCGGAGGCGCTTGCGAAGGTGCCCGATGCGGCCGCCGCGGACGCGCTCGCGTCCGTCGAGGATGCGGTGCTCGTGCGCCAGATCGTCGCGGCGATCGACGGGCTGCCGGCGCGCGAACGCCGGATTCTGGTCGGGGCGTTTCTCGCGGCGGAGGAACCGGGTCGCATCGCCGACGAACTCAAGATCAGCCTGTCACACTTCTACCGCCTCCAGCAGCAGGTGCTGCGGAAGCTCCGCGAGATGTTCGCGCCGGCGCTCCGGCCGCGTCCGGCGGTGGAGTAG